The sequence AAACAGATTATCGTAAAAAATGCGGTAATCACCGTGAATTGTTTCAACCAGTTCCTCAATATACTCTTCATTTTCCGTATAAACCAGTGTTCCCCAACTTTCAGGCTCTTCGTTTCCCCAGTTCTTTCCTACTGGCAAATTACCTGCTTTTAACAATTCTTCCTGCCCATCAATCCCCCACTTTTTAAAGGTGCCAAACTCGCCATTAATTGTATATCTGGGTCCCGGATCCATTACCAGGTACGAGCACTTTAACAAGGCTGAAAACTCCTTATAATCAAGTCGGATATCATAATAATCAGCTACTTCTCCCCCAGTTCGCACCGCTTTTAAATGTGCAGTAACCGCCTGGGGTTTTCCAAACAACATATAGGCCTGATCAACCATATGCGACCCCAGATTATACAAAACACCACAATATTCATCACCTTCCTCTTTCCAGGTGTTGGGTGTAATTTCTGTCCGGTAACGGTCGTAATGCGATTCAAATTCTACTAATCTGCCAAAAGGTGCTTTTTCTACAAGTTGCTGTACGGTTCTGAAATCACCATCCCATCTACGGTTCTGAAATACTGTTAAAATAAGATTCTTTGATTTTGCAAGACTAATCAGTTTCTCCAATTCAGCACTTCGCAATGTTGCCGGTTTTTCTAACACAACATGTTTATTGGCCTCCAATGCCCTTTTCGCCATCGGATAATGTAGCTCATCCGGCGTATTTACAATGATAAGCTCGATCTCATTATCAGCCAGTATTGATTCAAAAGTACCAACAATTTCTGCCTCGGGAAACAATTCTTTAGACAACGATTTTGATCGCTCAAGAATGTATTTCACTTTAAAACCATTATTCACTTTTAGTAAGGGACCGTGAAATACTTTCCCTGACATACCATATGCAGCAAGGGCAACAGTAATCTTGTTTTTCATACACTTGGTTTAATATTCAAAAATACAGAAATATCTACCCGACACAAAAGTTGCTGAAAAACATCTGAGAATCATACTATTGTATAACACATTAGCTTCTATTCCACAAATTTTGATTGTAACTTGGTCTGATAAACTGCACTAACATATTCCGATTATGAAACGAGTCCCGAAAAGTCGGGACGAGTTCCATACTATACCATTGGAAATAAACAATAATAATAGTATGAAAAATTTTCTGAACAGTTATCTACTAAACTCGAAATGTGTTAACCTCGAAAGCGGTGATTATCCAGGCCCTTTTTTAACCATCTCGCGGCAGGCCGGCTGTTCGGCCAAACGAATTGCAATTAAGCTTTCTAAAATTCTTACCGGCTACAGTTATATGTCGGAAACCAAAACCGATGTGGAATGGAAATGGGTTGATAAAGATGTTTTCTCAGCTGCTGTAGATGAAATGATTGATGAGATTAAAGCCGGAGATTATGAAGATGCGGAAAAATCAATTCTTTTTATGAAAGAAGTGAGCCGGGCTTTTTCGGACGAAACAATATACGATATTTCGGACGACAAACTTATTACCACATTGAAAGGAATAATATGCCGATTGGCGTACCAGGGACGCACCATTATTGTAGGGCGTTCTTCAGGAGTAATATTAAAAGACATACCTAACAAATTAAATA comes from uncultured Draconibacterium sp. and encodes:
- a CDS encoding cytidylate kinase-like family protein, which translates into the protein MKNFLNSYLLNSKCVNLESGDYPGPFLTISRQAGCSAKRIAIKLSKILTGYSYMSETKTDVEWKWVDKDVFSAAVDEMIDEIKAGDYEDAEKSILFMKEVSRAFSDETIYDISDDKLITTLKGIICRLAYQGRTIIVGRSSGVILKDIPNKLNIRLEAPTDWRINRVMQIKEMTRTEATNYINEADIKRDAFIEKIIGRKAENNDFDVIFNYASMEDDQIVDAVINILRNKKIISPHYEF
- a CDS encoding Gfo/Idh/MocA family oxidoreductase, with the protein product MKNKITVALAAYGMSGKVFHGPLLKVNNGFKVKYILERSKSLSKELFPEAEIVGTFESILADNEIELIIVNTPDELHYPMAKRALEANKHVVLEKPATLRSAELEKLISLAKSKNLILTVFQNRRWDGDFRTVQQLVEKAPFGRLVEFESHYDRYRTEITPNTWKEEGDEYCGVLYNLGSHMVDQAYMLFGKPQAVTAHLKAVRTGGEVADYYDIRLDYKEFSALLKCSYLVMDPGPRYTINGEFGTFKKWGIDGQEELLKAGNLPVGKNWGNEEPESWGTLVYTENEEYIEELVETIHGDYRIFYDNLFEVIRNKKQLLVKPEEALVVLEILEACLLSDKERRTIVI